A single region of the Streptomyces sp. AM 4-1-1 genome encodes:
- a CDS encoding MMPL family transporter: MPEVKSPASVGGWTRFVTARPRLALLAALVITVLAVFAGSGVADRMGSGGWEDPDAESTYTTQVLEREFPASQPNLLLLVDTKTASVDDPAVAAEAARLTERLTAEKGITGVGSYWRTRAPALRSEDGHQAVIAARIEGHDKELGETLDRVAPRYRGAHGPVTVSIGGPVAVRHEMQTIIQDDLLRAEMIAMPVTLVLLVMVFGSAIAALLPLGVGIVAILGTNAVLRGITEFTDVSVFAQNLTTALGLGLAIDYALFIVRRFREELAAGADPRSAIGITLRTAGRTVLFSALTVAVSLAAMMVFPQYFLRSFAYAGIAVVALAAAAALILLPAALMLLGPRVDALDLRRLLRRRRDATKPDGPNAGPGRGWGRLAALVMRRAPVFAVATTVGLVLLGLPFAGVNFGTADDRQLPASAESHVVQQQIRDGFPGSPGGGLTVLAEGKASPGQYAEYRDRIAALPGVRRVEGPVMAERAGATPPDATAAYFSVLPEGESVGEDSQRLVKELRAQSAPFDTSVTGTAAVLVDSKHAIGDRLPWALGIIAVVTLLLVFLLTGSVLIPLQAVVLNALSLTAMFGAVVWIFQDGHLSGPLSFTSTGDIETTLPVLMFCVAFGLSMDYGVFLLSRIKEEYDRTGDHEHAVTYGLRHTGGLITAAAVILAMVMVAIGTSRVTNTKMLGLGIALAVLMDAMVVRSLLVPSVMKLMGRATWWAPAPLRAFHRKFGLSEGESPSPQDRARGERIPGAGSGSGPGLGAGPGPGSDSGPEAGQGLSPGAASVDASSEAEVTVPESSKR; the protein is encoded by the coding sequence TCCGGCGAGCGTCGGAGGCTGGACCCGGTTCGTCACCGCGCGGCCACGGCTCGCGCTGCTGGCGGCGCTGGTCATCACGGTCCTCGCGGTGTTCGCGGGCAGTGGGGTCGCCGACCGGATGGGCAGCGGCGGCTGGGAGGACCCGGACGCCGAGTCGACCTACACCACCCAGGTGCTGGAGCGCGAGTTCCCCGCGTCCCAGCCGAATCTGCTGTTGCTGGTCGACACCAAAACCGCCTCGGTCGACGATCCGGCGGTCGCGGCGGAGGCCGCCCGGCTCACCGAGCGGCTGACGGCCGAGAAGGGCATCACGGGCGTCGGCTCCTACTGGCGGACCAGGGCACCCGCGCTTCGCTCCGAGGACGGTCACCAGGCGGTGATCGCGGCCCGCATCGAGGGGCACGACAAGGAGCTGGGCGAGACCCTGGACCGGGTGGCGCCCCGGTACCGGGGCGCGCACGGACCGGTGACCGTCTCGATCGGAGGGCCCGTCGCCGTCCGGCACGAGATGCAGACGATCATCCAGGACGATCTGCTGCGGGCCGAGATGATCGCCATGCCGGTGACGCTGGTGCTGCTGGTCATGGTCTTCGGCAGCGCGATCGCCGCCCTGCTGCCGCTCGGGGTGGGCATCGTCGCGATCCTGGGGACCAACGCGGTGCTGCGCGGGATCACCGAGTTCACGGACGTCTCCGTCTTCGCCCAGAACCTCACCACGGCGCTCGGTCTCGGCCTCGCCATCGACTACGCGCTGTTCATCGTCCGCCGGTTCCGCGAAGAGCTTGCGGCCGGGGCGGACCCCAGGTCGGCCATCGGAATCACCCTGCGCACGGCGGGGCGGACCGTGCTCTTCTCCGCGTTGACCGTGGCGGTGTCGCTGGCCGCGATGATGGTCTTCCCGCAGTACTTCCTGCGGTCCTTCGCCTACGCCGGGATCGCCGTCGTGGCCCTGGCGGCCGCCGCCGCACTGATCCTGCTGCCGGCCGCGCTGATGCTGCTCGGCCCCCGGGTCGACGCGCTGGATCTGCGCCGCCTGCTGCGACGGCGGCGTGACGCCACGAAGCCCGACGGCCCGAACGCCGGACCGGGCCGAGGATGGGGGAGGCTCGCGGCACTGGTGATGCGCAGGGCTCCGGTCTTCGCGGTCGCCACCACGGTCGGGCTCGTGCTGCTCGGGCTGCCGTTCGCCGGGGTCAATTTCGGCACCGCGGACGATCGCCAACTCCCCGCGTCGGCCGAGTCCCACGTCGTCCAGCAGCAGATCCGTGACGGCTTCCCCGGCAGTCCCGGCGGCGGCCTCACGGTCCTCGCCGAGGGGAAGGCGAGCCCCGGCCAGTACGCCGAGTACCGGGACAGGATCGCAGCGCTCCCCGGAGTACGGCGGGTCGAGGGCCCGGTCATGGCGGAGCGGGCGGGTGCCACCCCTCCCGACGCGACAGCGGCCTACTTCAGCGTGCTGCCCGAAGGGGAGTCGGTGGGCGAGGACTCCCAGCGGCTCGTCAAGGAACTACGAGCCCAGTCCGCCCCCTTCGACACCTCGGTGACCGGCACGGCGGCCGTCCTGGTCGACTCCAAGCACGCCATCGGGGACCGGCTGCCCTGGGCCCTCGGCATCATCGCCGTCGTGACGCTGCTGCTGGTCTTCCTGCTCACCGGCAGTGTGCTGATCCCGCTCCAGGCGGTGGTGCTCAACGCGCTGAGCCTGACGGCGATGTTCGGCGCGGTCGTCTGGATCTTCCAGGACGGCCATCTGTCCGGACCGCTCTCCTTCACCAGCACCGGGGACATCGAGACGACCTTGCCGGTGCTCATGTTCTGCGTCGCCTTCGGGCTGTCCATGGACTACGGCGTGTTCCTGCTCTCCCGGATCAAGGAGGAGTACGACCGCACGGGTGATCACGAGCACGCGGTGACCTACGGGCTCCGGCACACGGGCGGTCTGATCACCGCCGCCGCGGTGATCCTGGCGATGGTCATGGTCGCCATCGGCACCTCACGGGTGACCAACACCAAGATGCTCGGTCTGGGGATCGCGCTCGCGGTGCTGATGGACGCCATGGTGGTGCGCAGCCTGCTGGTGCCGTCGGTGATGAAGCTGATGGGCCGTGCCACCTGGTGGGCGCCGGCACCACTGCGTGCCTTCCACCGGAAGTTCGGGCTGAGCGAGGGGGAGTCGCCGTCGCCGCAGGACCGGGCCCGGGGCGAGCGGATACCGGGGGCGGGATCGGGCTCGGGGCCGGGGCTGGGAGCGGGGCCGGGGCCTGGGTCGGATTCCGGGCCTGAAGCAGGTCAGGGCCTCTCCCCAGGGGCTGCCTCCGTGGACGCGTCGAGCGAAGCGGAGGTGACGGTCCCCGAATCCTCGAAGCGCTGA